In a genomic window of Chryseobacterium sp. G0162:
- a CDS encoding putative quinol monooxygenase: MNLHIIALFKFNENYLMEAVELFQNLVKETRKEEGCLQYDLVEDKDNKGTFFLIELWESVDHHNRHNGQDHLLDFRKDASKIMESGVEVYKGFKIY; this comes from the coding sequence ATGAACTTACATATCATTGCACTTTTTAAGTTTAATGAAAATTATCTGATGGAAGCGGTAGAGCTTTTTCAAAATCTGGTGAAGGAAACAAGAAAAGAAGAAGGATGCCTACAGTACGACCTTGTTGAAGATAAAGACAATAAAGGAACATTTTTCCTGATTGAACTTTGGGAGAGTGTGGATCATCACAACAGACACAACGGTCAGGATCACCTGCTGGACTTCCGTAAAGATGCTTCCAAAATCATGGAAAGCGGGGTGGAGGTTTACAAAGGATTTAAAATATATTAA
- a CDS encoding sulfite exporter TauE/SafE family protein → MVITKKIQIRLNILLVTIALVSAAVFSLYELGYFDELQQMLAKDHYIFYWMLLVGVFAEIVAGSMGMGYGVICTTTLMFLNIPPHIVSASIHSAESFTTAAGSTSHIKLKNVSISLVKKLAVPAVIGAIIGAVSLTYLGEYYAKITKTVIAFYTLYLGFQILSNAFKDKQSKALKRKTNLTRLGVIGGFIDSFAGGGWGPLVTGTLIKNAFTPRFAVGSSTVAKFILTITAAVTFFFTLGIQHWNIILGLLIGGIITAPFSAMLTAKLPVKKMFLVIGVLVIVMSSITIYKSVFS, encoded by the coding sequence ATGGTGATTACAAAAAAGATTCAGATAAGGCTCAATATATTGTTAGTAACGATTGCCCTGGTATCAGCAGCCGTTTTTTCCCTATATGAGCTGGGCTATTTTGATGAGTTGCAGCAGATGTTGGCAAAAGATCATTATATTTTTTACTGGATGCTTTTGGTGGGTGTTTTTGCAGAGATTGTAGCAGGATCAATGGGGATGGGCTATGGCGTGATCTGTACCACCACACTGATGTTTCTGAACATTCCGCCTCATATTGTAAGCGCCAGTATTCATTCTGCGGAAAGCTTTACTACAGCAGCAGGAAGCACAAGTCATATTAAGCTTAAGAATGTAAGCATAAGCCTGGTGAAGAAATTAGCTGTTCCTGCGGTCATTGGAGCAATTATAGGGGCTGTTAGTCTTACTTATCTTGGAGAGTATTACGCAAAGATCACTAAAACAGTGATTGCTTTTTATACCTTATATCTTGGATTCCAAATCCTTTCCAATGCTTTTAAAGACAAACAGAGTAAAGCATTGAAAAGAAAGACTAACCTGACAAGACTTGGCGTGATTGGAGGATTTATAGACTCTTTTGCCGGTGGTGGTTGGGGGCCTTTGGTAACCGGAACACTTATTAAAAATGCTTTTACTCCAAGATTTGCAGTGGGAAGTTCTACTGTTGCGAAATTTATCCTGACCATTACAGCCGCTGTTACCTTTTTCTTTACTCTTGGAATTCAGCACTGGAATATTATCCTTGGGCTTTTAATAGGTGGAATTATTACCGCTCCTTTTTCCGCAATGCTTACTGCAAAGCTTCCGGTGAAGAAAATGTTTCTGGTCATTGGAGTTTTGGTGATTGTGATGAGTTCTATAACTATTTATAAATCAGTGTTCAGTTAA
- a CDS encoding RrF2 family transcriptional regulator codes for MLSKKSQYAFKALSYLVEKRNEGPVLISEIAEHKKIPLKFLENILLELKKAEILDSKKGKGGGYFLRENPENVKLAKIIRLVNGPIAMLPCVSLNFYEKCEDCNEDHCGLHDVLIEVRDASLNILEKKTLMDLVD; via the coding sequence ATGCTATCAAAAAAATCTCAATATGCGTTTAAGGCACTTTCATATCTTGTAGAAAAAAGAAATGAAGGTCCGGTTCTTATTTCCGAAATAGCGGAACACAAAAAGATACCTTTAAAGTTTTTAGAAAATATCCTGCTTGAACTGAAAAAAGCGGAGATCCTTGACAGTAAAAAAGGAAAGGGAGGAGGATACTTCTTGAGGGAAAATCCTGAAAATGTGAAATTAGCCAAAATTATCCGTCTTGTGAACGGTCCCATTGCCATGCTTCCGTGTGTAAGTCTCAACTTCTATGAAAAATGTGAAGACTGCAACGAAGATCATTGTGGCTTACATGATGTATTGATAGAGGTTAGAGATGCCTCACTGAATATTCTTGAGAAAAAAACTTTAATGGATTTGGTCGACTGA
- a CDS encoding DUF4268 domain-containing protein, with translation MFSKQEAQQLKKEFWTAFGKSFPRKWILYDTKIKDMSFKFSADNKKAEVSLEIEMKDEIFRNAYYEKIWSLEDILKDFIGDFQKDEYFTLENGKVISRIWVEKHGVSVFNRNTWQEIFEFFVEKMDGFERFYYEYEDFIKDI, from the coding sequence ATGTTCAGTAAACAAGAAGCACAACAACTCAAAAAGGAATTTTGGACAGCTTTTGGAAAATCCTTTCCAAGAAAATGGATCCTGTATGATACTAAGATCAAGGATATGTCATTTAAATTCTCTGCAGACAACAAAAAAGCAGAGGTTTCTCTTGAAATCGAAATGAAAGATGAGATTTTTCGTAATGCTTATTATGAAAAGATATGGTCTTTGGAAGATATTTTAAAAGACTTTATCGGAGATTTTCAGAAAGACGAATATTTTACATTGGAAAATGGAAAGGTCATCAGCCGTATTTGGGTAGAAAAACATGGGGTTTCAGTCTTCAATAGAAACACATGGCAGGAAATTTTTGAATTCTTTGTCGAAAAAATGGATGGATTCGAAAGGTTTTATTACGAATATGAGGATTTTATAAAGGACATATAA
- a CDS encoding DUF2314 domain-containing protein — MEENPIFWADGDDPQMIEAYKKAQETFKYFWREQSWEYRRIIPGLNVSCVKALFSDTTETGETIVEHMWINDIGFDGERVTGYLINEPNTLKNVQVGDYIDIPLTGISDWLFAITPNVKKPKGLSKLFSSSTEPLPKAYGGFTIQKMRSDMSASERKDHDNAWQLDFGDFNNILMVNNQEEEPENLVEHPMSRNMKDDFAKFLQEYPDEIKLIDDNGQTLLHRETIAGNLTTVQTALEAGADKTVQSKVGKTALDYAKQLNWEHLIPVLENY; from the coding sequence ATGGAAGAAAATCCTATATTTTGGGCGGATGGAGATGATCCGCAAATGATTGAAGCGTACAAGAAAGCACAGGAAACTTTTAAATATTTTTGGCGTGAACAATCCTGGGAATACAGAAGAATCATTCCGGGACTTAATGTATCATGTGTAAAAGCTCTTTTTTCAGATACCACCGAAACGGGAGAAACTATCGTTGAACACATGTGGATCAATGATATTGGATTTGACGGTGAGCGTGTAACAGGATATCTGATCAATGAACCCAACACCTTAAAGAATGTTCAGGTGGGAGATTATATTGATATTCCTCTTACTGGTATCAGTGACTGGCTTTTCGCCATTACTCCCAATGTAAAGAAGCCTAAAGGTCTTTCTAAATTATTCTCATCATCTACAGAACCTCTTCCTAAAGCTTATGGTGGTTTTACCATTCAGAAAATGCGTTCAGATATGTCTGCTTCAGAGAGAAAGGATCATGACAATGCCTGGCAGCTGGATTTTGGTGATTTCAACAATATTCTTATGGTAAACAACCAGGAAGAAGAGCCTGAAAATCTTGTAGAGCATCCTATGAGCAGAAATATGAAAGACGATTTTGCGAAATTCTTACAGGAATACCCGGATGAAATCAAACTTATTGATGACAATGGACAGACCCTTCTTCACCGAGAAACTATTGCCGGAAACTTAACCACAGTACAGACTGCACTGGAGGCCGGGGCAGATAAAACGGTTCAATCTAAAGTGGGGAAAACCGCACTGGATTATGCTAAACAGCTGAATTGGGAACATCTTATTCCAGTATTGGAAAATTATTAA
- a CDS encoding T9SS type A sorting domain-containing protein gives MKKLLFSIALLATGFAFGQINLVHTFPANEDAAVYINDNQLLYCTQVIDQPIIKIYGQNYDYIKTLNITMPAGYEWMIFHPDLDYQVSKNIFNTNDKLEFIVYFHKSGTPDSKLKIIDEDGTIIKDFPGTYRVEYTKIYHDPIDNTNKIKLLNETTQQTEIYSLPTTVLANKEIMTVKNKLAAFPIPAKTTLKINNPQNNASKVEVFDTTGKLVINQTFSSHDDLITLNVQNLTNGLYIYKIGDLSSKFIKE, from the coding sequence ATGAAAAAACTTTTATTTTCGATCGCCTTACTAGCGACAGGATTTGCTTTTGGACAAATAAATTTAGTACATACTTTTCCGGCTAACGAAGATGCTGCCGTTTACATTAATGACAATCAGTTATTGTATTGTACACAAGTGATAGATCAACCTATCATAAAAATTTACGGACAAAACTACGATTATATCAAAACGCTTAATATCACAATGCCAGCAGGCTATGAATGGATGATTTTTCATCCTGATTTAGATTATCAGGTTTCTAAAAATATATTCAATACGAATGACAAACTTGAGTTTATCGTCTATTTCCATAAAAGTGGCACACCTGATTCGAAGCTAAAAATCATTGACGAAGATGGTACCATTATCAAAGATTTCCCAGGAACTTACAGGGTTGAATATACCAAAATCTATCACGATCCAATAGATAACACCAACAAGATAAAACTACTTAACGAGACGACTCAGCAAACAGAAATTTATTCATTACCTACGACGGTTCTTGCGAACAAAGAGATTATGACGGTAAAGAATAAATTAGCAGCCTTTCCTATTCCTGCGAAAACTACATTAAAGATCAATAATCCTCAAAACAATGCTAGTAAAGTTGAAGTTTTTGATACAACAGGAAAGTTGGTGATTAACCAGACTTTTTCCAGCCATGATGATCTTATTACCCTGAATGTACAAAACCTAACTAATGGTCTTTACATTTATAAAATCGGAGATTTAAGCTCTAAGTTTATCAAAGAATAA
- a CDS encoding phosphatidylinositol-specific phospholipase C has product MPTKQHNRFLLQMMEGVSNLKMVITDHSVSSGQPWENTPDIIQKSGNTWEIDVQAGRHGTDTVAQWFKSKISGGDAIGCSSNDALPAKLNFAFTCILSFDYQNRHCELRDVQIGQGHNSKLENNWWIGSRNIKKISGTYILRTDGNMHFNCNVSVSGVNQFYLKLNESEWMSKLDQNVSLKALSIPGTHDSGTYKISSASFGARCQNYDIRQQLENGIRFLDIRLVNSSNSSDPLDLYHGIISCGVTFGNVLDACQAFLKDHPSETILMSVNNEKSGQDISDNFIQYLKKYNTLYFQGNAIPNLNETKGKILFLYRFELNAGNSGIDKNKVGVRFGAWQDDTTFETTNANGQKFYIEDNYESYDTHKKVKYVQENLERAMQKNANNDAVLYVSFNSIAYGVFHHTPYQYAWGGSGVDPAMNPWLKQYTQYSGKKRLGIIPLDFYNNGGGNPIENGLVDNIIQSNH; this is encoded by the coding sequence ATGCCAACAAAACAACACAACAGATTTCTTCTCCAGATGATGGAGGGAGTGAGTAACTTAAAAATGGTCATTACAGATCATAGCGTTTCCTCTGGGCAACCTTGGGAAAATACGCCGGATATTATTCAGAAATCCGGAAATACTTGGGAAATTGACGTCCAGGCCGGAAGACACGGCACCGATACGGTGGCTCAATGGTTCAAAAGTAAGATATCAGGAGGTGATGCTATTGGATGCAGCTCTAATGATGCTTTGCCGGCTAAATTGAACTTTGCATTTACCTGCATCTTATCTTTCGATTACCAGAACAGGCATTGTGAGCTTCGTGATGTACAGATTGGGCAGGGGCACAATTCAAAATTGGAGAATAACTGGTGGATTGGGAGCCGAAATATTAAAAAGATATCGGGTACCTATATCTTAAGAACAGATGGTAATATGCATTTTAACTGTAATGTTTCAGTGTCCGGTGTGAACCAGTTTTATCTTAAGTTAAATGAGTCGGAGTGGATGAGTAAATTGGATCAAAATGTCTCACTGAAAGCTTTAAGTATCCCCGGAACACACGATTCAGGAACGTATAAAATCTCTTCTGCATCATTTGGAGCAAGGTGTCAGAACTATGACATTAGACAACAATTGGAAAATGGGATTCGTTTTCTGGATATCAGACTCGTGAATTCGTCCAATTCTTCTGATCCGCTAGATCTTTATCATGGTATTATTTCCTGTGGAGTTACTTTTGGTAATGTATTGGATGCCTGTCAGGCGTTTTTAAAGGATCATCCGTCTGAAACTATTTTAATGTCTGTAAATAATGAGAAAAGCGGCCAGGACATTTCTGATAATTTCATTCAATACCTTAAAAAATACAATACCCTTTACTTTCAGGGAAATGCCATTCCAAACTTAAATGAAACGAAAGGAAAAATTCTCTTTTTATATAGATTCGAACTTAATGCAGGAAACTCAGGAATTGATAAAAATAAAGTAGGAGTGAGGTTTGGAGCATGGCAGGATGATACGACTTTTGAAACAACGAATGCCAATGGACAGAAATTCTATATTGAGGATAATTATGAAAGTTATGATACCCACAAAAAAGTAAAATATGTACAGGAAAACCTGGAACGGGCTATGCAGAAAAATGCTAATAATGATGCTGTTCTGTATGTAAGCTTTAACAGTATTGCCTATGGCGTCTTCCATCATACTCCTTATCAATATGCGTGGGGAGGCTCAGGAGTTGATCCGGCCATGAATCCATGGCTGAAACAGTATACCCAATATTCAGGAAAGAAAAGATTGGGAATCATCCCGCTTGATTTTTATAACAACGGTGGTGGAAATCCAATTGAAAACGGGTTGGTTGATAATATTATCCAATCCAATCATTAA
- a CDS encoding serine hydrolase domain-containing protein, which yields MKNNSTSAYHKVQNSLDVEINKIYQQGNFNGFSVAIVNDQSTLYQKGFGFSDIKEKKPYTLNTIQNIASVSKTLVGIALLKAQELGKLKLDDPIQKYLPFKTVNPNFPQKTITIRQLATHTSSILDNEFYLSKNYFLKPKQNLNGAKLTFDDEQVFNPSDSILTMGSFLENVLSEHGKWNENSFSTHKPGEIYEYSNVGTALAAFIIEQATGQEFSAFTKEYILKPLQMNDSGWKFEDIQFSKFSRLYENPKTVLPYYLSATYPDGGFITNISDLSKYLTELIKGYNGKGTILNPKSYKEYFTPQLTATNFTERNTQNPYNESYNVGIFMGFGYTGYIGHTGGDPGVMSMLFFDPKNNLGRIMIFNTNFSDKKGNDAFYGIWNVLEKYQLHLNKKNN from the coding sequence ATGAAAAACAATTCAACTTCTGCTTATCATAAAGTTCAAAATTCTTTAGATGTGGAAATCAACAAAATATATCAACAAGGAAATTTTAATGGTTTTTCAGTGGCTATAGTTAATGATCAATCCACTCTTTATCAAAAAGGATTTGGCTTTTCAGATATAAAAGAAAAGAAACCCTACACCCTCAATACCATTCAAAATATTGCTTCTGTTTCTAAAACATTAGTTGGAATCGCTCTTTTGAAAGCTCAGGAATTGGGAAAACTGAAATTGGATGATCCGATACAAAAGTATTTACCATTTAAAACTGTGAATCCTAATTTTCCTCAGAAAACCATCACTATCCGCCAACTTGCTACCCATACTTCTTCTATTCTGGATAATGAATTTTATTTATCAAAAAATTACTTTCTAAAGCCCAAACAAAACCTGAATGGAGCAAAGCTTACTTTTGATGATGAGCAAGTATTCAATCCTTCTGATTCTATCCTGACAATGGGTTCTTTTTTAGAAAATGTGTTATCAGAACATGGAAAATGGAATGAAAATAGTTTTTCCACTCATAAACCAGGAGAAATCTATGAATATTCTAATGTGGGAACTGCATTAGCTGCTTTTATTATTGAGCAGGCAACCGGTCAGGAATTCAGTGCGTTTACCAAAGAATATATTCTGAAACCTTTACAAATGAACGATTCAGGATGGAAATTCGAAGATATTCAGTTTTCTAAATTCTCAAGACTTTATGAAAATCCTAAAACGGTTCTGCCTTATTACCTTTCAGCAACTTATCCTGACGGAGGATTTATCACCAATATTTCTGATTTAAGTAAATATTTAACTGAATTAATCAAAGGATACAATGGAAAAGGTACAATCCTGAACCCAAAAAGCTATAAAGAATACTTCACACCACAACTTACTGCTACGAATTTTACCGAAAGAAATACTCAAAATCCTTACAACGAATCTTACAATGTAGGAATATTCATGGGATTTGGTTATACAGGCTATATTGGTCATACAGGTGGAGATCCTGGGGTAATGTCAATGCTATTTTTTGATCCTAAAAATAATTTAGGTAGAATTATGATCTTCAATACTAATTTCTCGGACAAGAAAGGCAATGATGCTTTTTATGGAATATGGAATGTGTTGGAGAAATATCAGTTACATTTGAATAAGAAAAACAATTAA